The following are from one region of the Capsicum annuum cultivar UCD-10X-F1 chromosome 1, UCD10Xv1.1, whole genome shotgun sequence genome:
- the LOC107838747 gene encoding probable disease resistance protein At4g27220 → MAPNCPTLSTLILSYCGLTMIPGSFFQYMNNLQVLDLSYNSELMDLPSSISNLESLTALSLRGCGGLKSVPALGKLKNLRVLDVFQTGIKEVPQGMENLVKLKFLDMGGIDLDDLASLELLEEFRGGFCDLHNFHKFTSSHHNYEKDWWYNIFVGPPVSDFLLGGGFDDCIPKQRRVIVEHCTIEAGGGEAATSIFLPHGIDILEVMFCRGLSSCFVDNFLSRTTSLRGLTCRIFGCDDIEWIVNVPSGRNTTTDPHCIPFHSLDVHHLQNLVGLCKGKIASHNFSGLTELVIHHCSRMLLLFPRAILQDLKNLEKLAVGWCFEMEEIIGRGEGEGSSQSSSTYTTADLPKLKKLQLYNLPELKSICEGKLMCDSLKSMEFVKCPKLKRMPFYTPPTNEHPFPSLGEIRVYEENWWERLEWEQSHLNTLFQPYIIYIVNS, encoded by the coding sequence ATGGCACCCAATTGCCCGACATTATCAACCTTGATTTTGTCCTATTGTGGTTTGACAATGATCCCAGGTTCTTTCTTTCAGTACATGAACAACCTCCAAGTACTCGACTTGAGCTACAACTCAGAGCTTATGGATTTACCGAGTTCCATTTCTAACTTGGAAAGTCTTACGGCACTCTCGCTTCGAGGATGTGGTGGGCTCAAATCTGTGCCAGCACTGGGAAAGCTAAAGAATCTGAGGGTGTTGGATGTATTTCAGACTGGTATTAAGGAAGTACCTCAAGGCATGGAAAACTTAGTCAAGCTTAAATTTCTAGATATGGGTGGAATAGATCTTGATGACTTGGCCAGCTTGGAACTGCTCGAAGAATTCAGAGGCGGGTTCTGTGATTTGCATAACTTTCACAAGTTCACGAGTAGTCACCATAACTATGAGAAAGATTGGTGGTATAACATATTTGTGGGGCCACCAGTGTCCGATTTTCTACTTGGTGGTGGCTTTGATGACTGCATACCGAAACAGAGAAGAGTGATTGTAGAACATTGCACCATTGAAGCAGGTGGAGGAGAAGCAGCAACATCAATTTTTCTTCCACATGGCATTGACATTCTAGAGGTCATGTTTTGCCGTGGGCTGAGTAGCTGCTTTGTGGACAATTTTCTGTCACGGACTACTTCTTTAAGAGGCTTGACCTGTAGGATCTTTGGTTGTGATGACATAGAATGGATCGTCAACGTGCCCTCTGGTAGAAATACTACTACAGACCCGCACTGCATACCTTTCCATAGTCTGGATGTTCACCACTTGCAAAATCTTGTTGGGCTCTGTAAGGGAAAGATTGCATCTCACAACTTCTCCGGTCTAACAGAATTGGTTATCCACCACTGCTCtaggatgttgttgttgtttccaCGGGCTATCTTGCAGGATCTGAAGAACCTTGAGAAGCTTGCTGTAGGTTGGTGTTTTGAGATGGAAGAGATAATTGGAAGAGGGGAAGGAGAGGGAAGTAGCCAAAGCAGCAGTACATATACAACTGCTGACCTTCCTAAGCTAAAAAAGCTCCAACTGTACAATCTGCCTGAATTGAAGAGTATCTGTGAGGGAAAACTGATGTGTGATTCCCTTAAATCCATGGAATTTGTTAAGTGCCCCAAACTGAAGAGGATGCCTTTCTATACTCCACCTACAAATGAACATCCTTTTCCATCCCTTGGAGAAATCAGAGTTTATGAAGAAAATTGGTGGGAAAGATTGGAGTGGGAACAATCCCATCTCAACACCCTCTTCCAACCTTACATTATATATATTGTAAATAGTTAG